The proteins below are encoded in one region of Raphanus sativus cultivar WK10039 unplaced genomic scaffold, ASM80110v3 Scaffold1720, whole genome shotgun sequence:
- the LOC130504657 gene encoding auxin-responsive protein SAUR15-like, whose amino-acid sequence MAFLRSFLGGKQAMRRKSSSTQRGFMAVYVGENDETKKRYVVPVSYLNQHLFQELLSKSEEEFGFDHPMGGLNILCHESLFLTLTLRFNEFQRHSIFMILLFEDIYIYNVEHRNLLILSPGNS is encoded by the coding sequence ATGGCTTTTCTGAGAAGTTTCTTGGGTGGTAAACAAGCAATGCGGAGGAAATCATCATCGACACAAAGAGGATTCATGGCTGTTTACGTTGGAGAGAATGATGAGACGAAGAAGAGATATGTTGTGCCGGTTTCATATTTGAACCAGCATTTGTTTCAAGAACTGCTGAGTAAATCGGAGGAAGAGTTTGGGTTTGATCATCCTATGGGTGGCTTAAACATACTGTGCCATGAATCTTTGTTCCTCACCCTCACTCTCAGATTCAATGAATTTCAACGACATTCCATTTTTATGATATTGTTatttgaagatatatatatatacaatgtagAGCATAGGAATTTGTTGATACTTTCCCCAGGAAATAGTTGA